CTCTGCCAGTACACGTAGGCCTTCTTGCCGTTCTTCAGGTACAGCCAGCCTTCGCCGTAGCGCAGGCCAACCACCAGCGCGCCCGCGCCCTCGTTGCCCTTGATGAAGCCGGTGGGCTGGCCGTAGCGCTCGAAGGGGCGGGAGGTGATGTCCGCCAGGCCGCGCGCGCCGCCCTCGAAGAAGCCCATGACCTGCTCGTCCACTTCCTTCTTGGAGTAGGTCTGCACCTGCTTGGCCTCGGGCATGGAGAAGATGTCCCCGCTGGTCGGGCCGCCGGACGCGGCGGGCGGGGGAGGCGTGGTGGAGGGGCCGGAGGTTCCGTCCTCCTTGACGGTATCCTTGCCGCCGGGGCTCCAGGTGCCGCCCTGGGACTGGTCCGCCGGGGGCGAATACTGCTTGGGCGCGCTCTTGGCCGGGGCGGCGGGTTCGGGCGCAGGGGCGTCGGGAGCCCCGGCGCTGCCCTTGGCCGTGCCCGAGGGGGCGGCCAGGGCGGGCGGCTGCGACTTGTTCACGGTGGGCTCGTCGGTGATGCTGCGCTCCTGCAGGGCGGAAGCGGCGAGCGGCGTCAGGGCGGCGAGGGCCAGGGCCAGGCCCAGAGCCTGGGCGGATGCGCGGAGGAAGGTGGCCGGTGCTTTCAAGGCGATGCTCCGTCTGGGTTTATTTGCTCAGTTTGACCACGAGCCCGTCGGCGGTCTTTTCCACGGCCGGGTGCTTGGGGCCCTTGGCCGGGGCGG
The sequence above is drawn from the Fundidesulfovibrio soli genome and encodes:
- a CDS encoding DUF1134 domain-containing protein — protein: MKAPATFLRASAQALGLALALAALTPLAASALQERSITDEPTVNKSQPPALAAPSGTAKGSAGAPDAPAPEPAAPAKSAPKQYSPPADQSQGGTWSPGGKDTVKEDGTSGPSTTPPPPAASGGPTSGDIFSMPEAKQVQTYSKKEVDEQVMGFFEGGARGLADITSRPFERYGQPTGFIKGNEGAGALVVGLRYGEGWLYLKNGKKAYVYWQSPSIGLDLGANASKVFCLIYNMTDPEQIYQRFPSVDGSAYVVGGFGMNYQQSGNIILAPIRFGVGLRLGANVGYMHFTKERTINPF